Proteins found in one Haloferax litoreum genomic segment:
- a CDS encoding ubiquitin-like small modifier protein 1, whose product MELELRFFATFREAVGQKTIHWRVDDDSKVGDVLHSLESEYDGLTGQLIEDGNVRPHVNVLRNGREVVHLDGLETTLEDGDTISVFPPVAGG is encoded by the coding sequence ATGGAACTCGAATTACGATTCTTTGCGACGTTTCGGGAGGCGGTGGGCCAGAAGACGATTCACTGGCGTGTCGACGACGACTCGAAGGTGGGTGACGTGCTTCACTCCCTCGAATCCGAGTACGACGGCCTGACAGGGCAGCTCATCGAGGACGGGAACGTCCGGCCACACGTGAACGTCCTGCGAAACGGCCGCGAAGTCGTGCACCTCGACGGCCTCGAAACGACGCTCGAAGACGGTGATACGATAAGCGTCTTCCCACCGGTGGCGGGAGGCTGA